The window atatatatatatatatatatatatatatatatataatatatatgtatatatataaaatatatatgtatatatgtgtatatatatatatatatatatatatatatatatataatatatatgtatatatatatatatatatatatatatatatatgtgtatgtatgtatatttttatatatatatatatatatatatatatatatatatatatatatatatatatatatatatatatatacacatatatatatttaacttaaacatacacacacataaaatagacATGCACAAACCCACAAGGCAAAATGccttataatataaaaataaaattacacaaGGATAGGTGCAATACCATATACACAACCATAGTTTAACACCTCATAAGCAAGAGGTATGATGTGCTCCGTAACCATTTTTCACTATCGTTTTCTGTGCgctgcttgtgtgtgtaaataatatgcATAATGAAATATCCGTGAGGAGCCTCAGTTAATTCTTTTTTATGGAACATATTGCACATGAACACAATAGGTCCGAGACATTCCCAATTGTCGATaataacatatttacataaaaatagacTTCTATAGTCAAGACATATacttttctttaaatatatttatatttacattaattccAATTTGTACAATGCCCAAATCTTGCAAAATAAAGACTTTTTGTGTGTCCATTCACAACCACTGTCTTCAAATTACACTAACATGATAAAATTAGCTACAGATTTTTATAAAATGTGCAGCTACAACCATCTTTTTCCTTTGGCACCATCATTTTTCTTAAAAACTACCACACAAATATCCACCAGGGTCTCTTGGGACAATCTTGCCATTAATCATCCATTTACCTTTCACTGGCAATTATTCCCTTCCCCAGTGTTAAAAGTGTAGAACAAAGGCTGGTCATGGAAGTGGTGAAGGTTATCGATGTGGCGGATAACTCGGCCCTGGAGCAGCTGCCGGCCATATTTAATGGCATCAGTACGGTCTCGGGCCAGTCCAACCATCAGTAGCCAATCAACAAGTTCCTTCCCTCCAAAGACTGCTGGCAAGTTCTTAAGTCTCCAcctgataaggataaaaaaaataaaattataaaataaaataaaaagatgtgtTGATATATAATAGCATGACTTTCCTACAAAATTAATATGGGTGAAGAAGTACTAGACAAAATTCTGGAATTCATCAATCTATACTGTTCTTAGAACCTATTGCCATATGCAAttaatagctatcattattaaaaacaagaacagaaaaaaaaaacttttccaatTTCTACTAAAAAAATTTGACtgacaaatatgtatatcaatgtaaatTACATCTGCTAAACAATACCTTCTGTCCCTGACTATGTCTTTGATGCACTTGTCCATGTGGTATGTTGTGAACTGATCGCACGTCTGTCTGGTTAAGGAATCAAGGTCATTCCATGTTGGGAGTTTGACTGTTGCCGCCCCATGACACATGCGTCGCCACCTGAAATAAATGGTTTTGTATAATTCTAGTGAAACTAAGATCATGACAGGCCGATAACAAAATGACTAAATAGTAATCAACTaactgctagagagagagagaaagagagagagagagagagagagagagagagagagagagagagagagagagagagagagagagagagagagagagagagagagagagaaaaagagagagagagagagagagagaaaaagagagagagagagagagagagaggggagagggagagggatagaaagagggagagggagagggagggagagagagagagagagagagagagagagagagagagagagagagagagagagagagagagagagagagagagagagagagattgattgatttaaAACTTACCACTTCAGGAGAGGCATGACAATCAACTTAGAGTCAAGGCCAAAGATAGCTGCTGTGAAGAATGCTTGGCCAAAGTTTAGGACAATGTCTAGGAAGACCAACTCAACATAAACACCATTAACTTCTTCTGTTACGAGTGTCCACATACACAAAGCAAAGCCCTGCAAAAGAATATAAGGTATGAACATGAATATCAAAAGCAATTTCATACTGTTTAAGTACAAAGCATCATTTCTCCTTCGTATTAAATACACTTACTGGTTCCATAATATTCTTCACTTAATAGTTCTAAAGGTTCTAAACTTTCAACTCTGAAATGCATGAATACTTTTGCACTTACCACTATCATGGAGCCACACAAGAAGAGTAGCAGGACCACATGCCTCATCATCTGGAACTCATCGTCTCGATCACGGACAATCGTGGTTTCTTCAGGTTCAGTTAGTTGAGCAGATGATACGTGACGCTGGACAATGTCAGAAATATCGTCCCTCTCTCTTGACTCATTACGATAACGATTTCCTGTACTTAGTTCATCATGAGGACTGAAAAGACTGTAAAGGTgaaattaaatattaattaatatcataattcacGTGGAAAATGTTATTATAACCAATCAATAACATAATTTACAAGAAGCAAAATAGTAGTTACAAAAAGTACATAGTAGAACCTATTCACAATATGCTGTTTCAGGGTATATTACCTGTAGACTACTAAAACACTACTAAAACAGTAGTAGGACATGCACTAACAAAAATACCATTAAGAAAAgttgggaaaaaaagaacaaaaataagctGCAGAACAGACTAATCCAAAAAATCTTCCACTGACCTATCGCTATCTGAAGACAACTGGTCCTCAAACTGTTCGGGGTCTCGGGCATAGTTTATCATTTCTTCCATATCAACTATTGAAGAGCCATTTAATACACCGTTGCTTGCTGAAAAGGCAGTAACGTTTATGAATGTCTGAAAATACAAGTATATTACAGAAAATACAACAGTTAATGATTCTCCTTTGTCtaacacagataaataaacaatagcaTCCATTTACTCACTCAATTTTGGCCGGTCAACTGTGGATGATCGAGGAGAACTTTGTGCTGAGCTTCTTGCAGAGCGAGAACCTCTTGGATCATCAGGGTCATCCAGATTAAGCAGAGATTCATATTGTGCATACCGCTTCTCGTGTCGTTGGTGGAGTATGAGGCACACCATTGTTGCTGTGGACAAGATGTGGTTCTCATGAGTATTGATCATTATATCAGAAAATGCCTCTATTGAAAGATTTCATATATGACCACAAAATTCCCTAGTGATAAAGAGCTTCAGACTTTTACTTACTGAAAAGACTAAACCAAAGGAGAAGTAAGGCAACCACAGCCTGTGCTGAGCCATACTGAAAATTTGGGTCATGTTTATCAGCTACATCTGTCTCCTGCTGAACCATTAGAATCAGCACTGTCACAAGGATGCCGGGCAGCctagaaaacataaaatatatgtatatattaatactgctttcttttttaataaatgCTAATAACATCATTTCATCTTTCTAAACTTGAAATCTTGCAGTAATACTCACCCCCAACCAATAATAGCAAGGAAAGGCCTGAGTCGAAGCACAAAGCACAGAGACCGCCAGCGCAGCAGGAAAAGTGTGATGGCCAGGATTGCTGTCCACAGGCGGGATGAGAAAACACCCCATGAAAAGAGTACAAATTGGAGATACAGCTTCCATGTATGGTTGCAGTCCATCACTGACCACAGCAAGGCACCTATAAGGAATAAAAGGTTGCTTAGTAATTATCAGTAATAACCAATTATGAAAAGAAACATGACTTTTAACAAATTAAATTACTTTAACTTTTCTAAAATGCAGTGAAAAAAAGCAAGTTACTGTGTTCTTTTCTGCTATAACTCaagttgcatcatcatcatcatcataaaaaaagtcCAATTACCACATCACTTACCTATACAAGCCATACCCTGAGACAACGACAAACACAGCGTGACGAAATGAGGGACTTTACGCCACTTCCGACTCAAAGAAAAAATGATCACCACCCACACCTggaaaaatataatgtaaatgcTTATTCATGGCTTCTGATGGTTCCTCCCTTTAACAGCAAGAAGGCTCTGAGTATCATACACAACATTACCTTTACATGATGCATGAATTTCCACACTTTTGCTAAGATATACTGATTAAATAAAATCCAAATCACATTGCATACCATTTGATGCAGGGTATAGATTACTTACAGCACATATGAGTCCAATAATGCTGACATTGAAAAGGATTGACTCCAACTCCTTCACATAGTCCAGGGGGTTGATCTTCACGAGGGTGACCATCTTTGCAGACACGAACATcagaggagcagagaggaaggTGCACGCCACCATTGCACTGGCCATCTATGAATTTAAAAGAGAATTAAATAATTttcaaaacaataaatacaatacaatatcataaaataatataagcaggcaagcaagcacttTAACAATCTGCCcttgtgaaaaaaataatttcttaccAGATCAACAGCAATGTTATAATGTGATGCAAACACAAAGACCCCTGGAGCTGTTGGAAAGGTGCCATAGAGGAACCCATAGTTGCTGTAGTCTGCTGTCTGATTAGTAGAATTTCCAGGCTGAAGCAAGCTCACCACTTCCCGTGTGACCAAGGGGAGGATCAACctgaaatttatattattttattgtaatgtatgaaaaaaaaaaaataaaaaaaataaatagaaaataaataaataaatacaacaaaaacaaaaaggaaaacacttAAGCTATATCAAGCTATTAGCCCTGACAATTACTGATGACAAATACTTACGTTTTTGTGGCAATAAGAATGCCTGGCACAACCAGTCCAGATCCTCTCAAAGTCTGGACTTTCCCCACCATCCTCAGCCCAAGGAGAAATAGGGCTGAAGCAGAGAAAGCCTGACCCATCAcctgtaaataaatacatgaataaataaaagataaagaaataatcatGTGAATATGTAGTAgaacttaataataaaaataaaaataagtaaatactgttatatatatatatatatatatatatatatatatatatatatatatatctatatatgtgtgtatatatatatatgtatatatctctatatatgtatatatctatatctatatctatatctatctatatctatctatatatctatatatctatatatctatatatatatatatatatatatatatatatatagatatatagatatatagatatatagatatatagatatatagatatatagatagatatagatagatatagatatagatatagatatatacatatatagagatatatacatatatatatatacacacatatatagatatatatatatatatatatatatatatatatatatatatatatatatatatatatatatatatatatacacacacacacacacacacacacacacacacacacacacacacacacacacacacacacacacacacacacacacacacacacacacacacacacacacacaaaatatataatctctctccaaGCAGATGAAGAAGTATATAATACCAATCTTGAAAACATACCTTCAAGATTCCTTCAAGGATATTGGGCAATTTATGGTCAAAGATGAAATTCCCAACAATGCCCATAGCAGTCATGAGCACAATTGGGTTTAGGAGAACGTCTCGGCCAATATACAGCACCATCTGGCAGCCATTTTCTTTTCGCCGGGCTGaactgccttcctctccctcttggtTGCTTCTGTGGCGTTTTCCGATCtttgatgagaagagagagtatgATGAGCTGAACTTTTACGATCTTCTTCAAGCATTCCATAGcataatgttgatgacaataaaaaaaaaaaagaaaaaaaaaaagaaaaaaaaaaataaagttctgCAAAATAAGTCCAAACTTTAGAAATGTCCTTCCACACACTAGCCTACCTTAGATCTAACTTGAAGATTCAAAAGCTAAGCTAAGTGAACCCAAATATAAGAAGcacacaaaacaaagcaaagggCTTACCTCCATGAATATGAAACCAATGGGGTTTAGGAAGACCAAAGATATTGGAGCTACCAGATAAAGGTAGGAAGCAAATTCAGGATGACTCTTTCCATACAGCGCAGCAACTGTTggtaaataaatattatcattaataagagGAGTACATTTTATTGACGAGTAAGCTTCAAGCAAAGTTTATACTTCCATGTAAAATGTTAAAACTACAATCCCTTTAGTACCAAAAAAGGAGGTTTATGGTAACAGAAACCATTATATTTGCAGAACATATAAAAAAAGATGTTAATTCATAAAAAATTCTGTGACACAAAAATGTGCAACCTTGCAGTGAGAGACAATCATAATTAAATAACAttcaattaaatgaataaataaagacaacaGCACGAAACAAAATCTTAAAATCACGCAGATACAACTTACTAATTGGATATCCCAGAGCGAAGTCATTACTCTGCGTACAAAAAATGGCAAAGAGACCAGCTTTGCCAAAATCCATAGGGCGGTGTACAAGAAGTGTTATCACAACCACCAAGAAAAACACCGTGGCCTTTGAGATGCAGATGGATAGCAAAAAGAGCCAATTCACAGAACTGAAACAAAATATATGCCCTAATGAGTTACAAGTAATATGTTaactaagataacaataataatactattaaaaggataatagtaatagtaataataataatataataagtaataacaataataacaataataataataataacaatattcaagaaaaataataacaataatattaataacaataataacaataagaagaaaaagaagaggaagaaagaaaagaactttaataacaagaacaacaatagtaatagtaaaaataataactataatgataataacaactataataataataataataacaataacagtaacaataataacaaaaataataaaaataagaaaaaataaaaagaataataataaaaaggacaacaacaataacaataatagcaacaaaaatcatCGCCATAACAACAATGTGTCTCAGGAACTAAGACTTTCTGGCTGTCTATGAAAATGTGAGTTTGGTTTACTGTTCCTTTTAATGAATTGGTTCTTTTATAAGTGTTAGGTTTTGATGTAGATATAGGTAGCATAGTAACCACTTTGAAAAGATATTCAAAATCAAGATCTAGTTCAGAATTTGCTAAGTAAAGATAacaaaatctaaaagaaaaaaaaaaaaaaatatatacataaactcttgattaaaactaataataataaataaaaagatgttaaaacataaacaaatttacaatatataataGCTACTAGGAGGTGAAGATAACTGAAATGAAGGAATTACTTGCTTTGTAGAACACTTTCTTCATAGGAGCTTACCTGAAGTCAAGCTGAGCCATAGACATGAATAttaaagaaggcaaagaaaacgtGCCAACGAATGTGTTGAGGCCCTTCGACTCTGTCTGTGATATGAGGTTGCCCCTGCCAGCCAAATATCTGTCGTGTAAAGAAAGaattgataagaataagaataaatacaaattagATAATGGGGTAAATGAGCTAATGATCCATTACATTTTCCTTCAatcataaaaaggagagagagagacaaaaaagaaaaagaaagtttaaaaagaagaaagagagagaaaaaaaaatatccattatgAAAAGTATAAACCAGCTACATTCATTGAGCAAATAGAAGCCTGATTTGATCCTACCAAACTTCAACCAAATTTCACTTACCCACACAAGATAATGACAAAACACTCAATGACAGCTGGGTAGAGGTTGGAGAAGGCCACGCTGGAGAGGTCGGTGCTATCCTCCTCCAGGAAAGGCACACCAGTCGAGCCTCCTCCCTCCACCAAGCCATCTTCCGTTGCATTCATTTTTAGAAATTCTAGCTGCCCATAGCCCTGGAAGCATGAAATACACTAGTTAGATGTGTCTGCTCTGTCTAGTTATGTCAAatgtgtttttctccttcttttataaaACTCATGGTATAatttattttccatctttttaatgcattaaaaaaaaaaaaaaaaaaaaaaaaaaaaaaatatatatatatatatatatatatatatatatataaaagcaagagaaattaataataaattagcTTAGTAATTCAGTATCAAAATGTTGATCTGTAATGTCTGATAGTAACTACTACCTGTGGCCTTATCCCCTTAGAATATCACTCTAACTTAACACCATTACACCATAGTAATACAAAAAACTCACACAAAAGAATGTAATCCATAACGCCAGTCTTATGATACGTTTTAAGGGTTTTGAAAAAGCCATTATTCAATCCCATCACGAATAATTTCATTTCacactctttcttttgttcttttcactTTTCCAAGAAACATATGTTATCAATATCCAAGATGTCATAGAATAACAGTTACATCACCTTAAATATACTTTATAACACATTCTCTGACGATGTGTTCTTATATGAAAAATTTGAACACATATTATGCACTAACACCTTTCTCTCTCAACAAATTTCAAAATGTTTCTAAAAATGCTCTTGTATTTGGAGGTATGCCACAGCAACATGTTACATTTACACTGATTTTCCTAAAACTGAAGAGAGATGAATGCATGACCTTGCAAATCCAGTTCTCCAGTTGCCAGGTAGATCTTTAAGAACTTCATatggaaaaatgaatatatatgtatatatatatagacaggtcttatctatgtttctttatatatatacacacgcatttactTCTTATGATCTTTAACAATTTTTACCAGAAGCTTATTGTCATGATATATGGAAATCATTCCATCAGACTTTCACTTTTCGACATGACATATATCTTGTCATGCTTGATTTTTACAGGCAGGCATTACATGACAAATCGAGAAATATCCTACCAATTCTATTTTAGAAATTTGCATTtacctctttttatcattattcttttgacACAGAATAAATGCTTAGAAAAAAATCTTATGACCTTTGTAAAGTATTAACATATAATTTTTCAACATTTAAAAATCACATTCCATATGAACCTTTTCTCCTAATTTCCTTGTCTGTCTTCTATCCTGATCCACTTCAAACTTGCTGTTATTTGTAGCGAAAGGTCTACAATCAATTCCAATCAGTGAGTGACACGATGTCAAGAGACCACCACAGCCTCCAAGCTTCGTGCAACAGTAAAGGCCAACAATCCTTtccatatgtaatatattattgcAAGATGGGTTGaactagtaacaacaacagtaaatttTCAAGGATAAATAAGTGTAAGCTCAATTTTACCTGAGTACATGGGTTAAAAGTTTATTGGCATTTGCCTAAGTGCTGACAGGCATGGATGCTTTGCTGATAACCTCAAGACCAATGTCAGTATACTGGTATCTTTTGATAAAATGGCACACAAAACAAGCAAATTCAGGCATTTTACAAACTGCCACATATACCAGGTCTACAAGACAAGATatccaagataaaaaaaaaaaaaaaaactttaccaaAACTTAACCTATACCGAAAAAAGTAGCAAGCAATACTCTCTCTAGCTCAGTAGACCACGATTACACATCTAATTCACATACTTCGGCAAGTTATActacaaattaataataacaagaataatacttCCACACAATACAGACCACCAGAGTTCATTAAAACTCCAGTATATAAAtgaactctccttccttccttaaatcCTACAGTGACAGCATTGATACTTACAATAAAATCTTACCATATCagcattcttattttcttaaatCCTAAAATACCAGCATTAATACCTATATCTGATAAGGCAAATCTTATAACGATAAACCAGCAAACCTTTTTCATGGTTGTGTCATATCAATGGCTTATTCACTGTGTATTTCGTGTTCTTAAAGTATGTTACAAGTGCATGTCTTCCCCGATTTGCattgaagaggaaatgaaagggaaaataacGTTTAAAGGTGGTAAAATAACGCAAAATATGTTATATGCTGAAGTaccttccttctcactcactctctttctctctctttcagcatcAACTTGCAACTCTCACTACTCTATTCTGaatcaaactaaaacaaaaacaagaaaagaaatcccCATCACTTCATCTCGCACGTTCttcaaaatacgaaaataaaactaTTACACGTTTccataaacgcgcacacacacacacctacaacccCGGAGTGTATGGAGAAGAGGATTCACGTAACCAATTTGCAAGTCCATTCTCACATCTCTGGGATCGGGAGGGGGATCACAGAGAACGGAgggacgtacgtatgtatgtgtgagggtgtgggtgtgggtgtgggtgtgtgtggggggggggggtgtacgtgtgtgtgtgtgtgtgtgtgtgtgtgtgtgtgtgtgtgtgtgtgtgtgtgtgtgtgtgtgtgtgtgtgtgtgtgtgtatgtgtgtatgtgaatgtgtgtatgtgtatgtgtatgtatgtgtatgtgtgtgtgtgtatgtgtgagtgtatgtatgtgtgtgtgtgtgtgtgtgtgtgtatgtgtgtgtgtgtgtgtatgcgtgtatgtgtatgtgtgggtgtgtgtgtgtatgtgtgtgtgtatgtgtgtgtgtgtatgtgtatgtgtgtgtgtgtgtgtgtgtatgtgtgtttgtgtgtgtgtgtgtgtgtgtgtgtgtgtgtgtgtgtgtgtgtgtgtgtgtgtgtatgtgtgtgtatgtgtgtgtgtatgtttatgtgtgtatgtttatgtgtgtatgcatatgtgtgtgtgtgtgtgtgtgtgtgtttgtgtttgtgtgtgtatgtgtgtgtgtgtgcgcgcgcgcgcgagcgcgtgtgtgtgtatagtcaatAAACTAAGTGGAGCAGAGCACCTGCTAAtccatataattgtgtgtacctACGTGAGGTGCAGATACCTTGAGTGCATGTTTATTTTATAGATGCTCCTTATTACATTTACATTCATTATCTTGAGGGGCATGCGGTGTCATTTTTGTATAAAatattatcttaatatatattttaatgattgTTAAGACAAAACCAGTGCTCTTGGTTGTCGTTATGTGTACTTTATATGGAGTTCCTGTTGTAAGTATCGGGGTCATGCAGGTTGTTGATGACGGTCATTATCGCCATTCCATACCATGCGCATgggtttctgccccccccccccccccgttctctttttccctcttcctcttcctatctctctctctctctctctctctctctctctctctctctctctctctctctctctctctctctctctctctctctctctctcttcctctccttctccttctccttctccatctcactctcactctcactctcccactcccactcccactcccactcccactcccactccctctcccactcccactacctctccccattctctctccctctttccctctccctctcctctccatccccctctctgcactttccctttcccctcgtcctttccatcaccctctccaccctccctcacctccatcagttccccctccccttctccctttccatcctccctcattttccctcatccgcctccccttttcaccctctccatcctccctcacctctctcatttcccccctttcccttccccttcaccctctccaccctccctcacctccctcatttcccccctttcccttccccttcaccctctccaccctccttcacctccctcatttccccctccaccaccacctcttcagTCAACAATTCTCCATCAAAGCTTACCCGACCGTTGGGGAGGTTGAGATTCGTTTCCAGGTTAGCAACGCTGGATAGCTTGAGGCGGCATGGCAGTGGCAGGTCAAACACTCCATAGTGGAACACCTGCGAATGAAACAATATGGAACGATGTTAAATGTTTTGTTTACTCGTCGTAGATTAGGAAATTATATAGTAAATTACTTATTGAGAACTCATATGTTGATATTAAAGTTAAGAAATAATCTAGAGCGAGAATGGTCTGAGGGACTGCTCTATttcgtaaagatttttttttctcaaaatatttatcatttatgttattgtgtttgttaatCCATGTGTTCATgagtacaaataaacaaactgatacacacacacacacacacacatatatatatatttatatatatatatattatatatattgtatatatattatatatattgtatatatattatatatatatatatatttacacacacatacatataaatatatattcacataaatacacacacacacacacacacacacacacacacacacacacacacatatatatatatatatatattttttttttcttttttcgtttaaaTGCACAACGGATccgaattttctttttctttctttctttttttttgcccaaTTGTTGAggcggaaaaaagggggaagagaagaagagtctACAACTTTTTTACTCAGTCATAAAAAGTTGTACACATCGTCATTCAACAACAAAAGGACTGCCACCAaaggagatttaaaaaaaagaagacaaaaaacgcttcaaaacagaagagaaggaaaggcagtGCACAATCattttctccatatatatcttAATCACGTCTTACCTTGTCGCAACTGAAGACCATGATTTGAATATTTCAGAATGCATTCACGTGTCGGATGGAAGAAATATGCTATTTCGTTTTTTCCAAAATCTTTTTTCTCAGTCcttttagacttttttttctttagtcttttGCTGAATAACAAACCACATTCATTAGTTCATGGATAGGTATTGCCTGAATGTTAAAATCAACAATGAATTATACTTCTATGTATTTTacgaatatatattgttttcgtcAATAATGTGAACTATATCTACCCttttaaaaaattacatatactggttattatttatatatattttcgcatctttcgcatatatttttttttttttatttctctttcctcaatCGCCattttcttgccccccccccaaaaaaaaaaaaaaaaaaaagtaaaaccataGGACAAGAGTTGCACAAACTCAACAAATTAGGTGCAGTGAACCTCTTCAAATTCTGCTAAGGAAAGCACGTGATTTCAACAAGTAAATATTGCTCTCTGATAGT of the Penaeus chinensis breed Huanghai No. 1 chromosome 27, ASM1920278v2, whole genome shotgun sequence genome contains:
- the LOC125039673 gene encoding integral membrane protein GPR155-like isoform X5 — encoded protein: MNATEDGLVEGGGSTGVPFLEEDSTDLSSVAFSNLYPAVIECFVIILCGYLAGRGNLISQTESKGLNTFVGTFSLPSLIFMSMAQLDFSSVNWLFLLSICISKATVFFLVVVITLLVHRPMDFGKAGLFAIFCTQSNDFALGYPIIAALYGKSHPEFASYLYLVAPISLVFLNPIGFIFMEIGKRHRSNQEGEEGSSARRKENGCQMVLYIGRDVLLNPIVLMTAMGIVGNFIFDHKLPNILEGILKVMGQAFSASALFLLGLRMVGKVQTLRGSGLVVPGILIATKTLILPLVTREVVSLLQPGNSTNQTADYSNYGFLYGTFPTAPGVFVFASHYNIAVDLMASAMVACTFLSAPLMFVSAKMVTLVKINPLDYVKELESILFNVSIIGLICAVWVVIIFSLSRKWRKVPHFVTLCLSLSQGMACIGALLWSVMDCNHTWKLYLQFVLFSWGVFSSRLWTAILAITLFLLRWRSLCFVLRLRPFLAIIGWGLPGILVTVLILMVQQETDVADKHDPNFQYGSAQAVVALLLLWFSLFTTMVCLILHQRHEKRYAQYESLLNLDDPDDPRGSRSARSSAQSSPRSSTVDRPKLTSNGVLNGSSIVDMEEMINYARDPEQFEDQLSSDSDSLFSPHDELSTGNRYRNESRERDDISDIVQRHVSSAQLTEPEETTIVRDRDDEFQMMRHVVLLLFLCGSMIVGFALCMWTLVTEEVNGVYVELVFLDIVLNFGQAFFTAAIFGLDSKLIVMPLLKWWRRMCHGAATVKLPTWNDLDSLTRQTCDQFTTYHMDKCIKDIVRDRRWRLKNLPAVFGGKELVDWLLMVGLARDRTDAIKYGRQLLQGRVIRHIDNLHHFHDQPLFYTFNTGEGNNCQ
- the LOC125039673 gene encoding integral membrane protein GPR155-like isoform X1: MVKTQVVALATLLVGLIGLCVVKEITSKQSYNHPISLALCREVFHYGVFDLPLPCRLKLSSVANLETNLNLPNGRGYGQLEFLKMNATEDGLVEGGGSTGVPFLEEDSTDLSSVAFSNLYPAVIECFVIILCGYLAGRGNLISQTESKGLNTFVGTFSLPSLIFMSMAQLDFSSVNWLFLLSICISKATVFFLVVVITLLVHRPMDFGKAGLFAIFCTQSNDFALGYPIIAALYGKSHPEFASYLYLVAPISLVFLNPIGFIFMEIGKRHRSNQEGEEGSSARRKENGCQMVLYIGRDVLLNPIVLMTAMGIVGNFIFDHKLPNILEGILKVMGQAFSASALFLLGLRMVGKVQTLRGSGLVVPGILIATKTLILPLVTREVVSLLQPGNSTNQTADYSNYGFLYGTFPTAPGVFVFASHYNIAVDLMASAMVACTFLSAPLMFVSAKMVTLVKINPLDYVKELESILFNVSIIGLICAVWVVIIFSLSRKWRKVPHFVTLCLSLSQGMACIGALLWSVMDCNHTWKLYLQFVLFSWGVFSSRLWTAILAITLFLLRWRSLCFVLRLRPFLAIIGWGLPGILVTVLILMVQQETDVADKHDPNFQYGSAQAVVALLLLWFSLFTTMVCLILHQRHEKRYAQYESLLNLDDPDDPRGSRSARSSAQSSPRSSTVDRPKLTSNGVLNGSSIVDMEEMINYARDPEQFEDQLSSDSDSLFSPHDELSTGNRYRNESRERDDISDIVQRHVSSAQLTEPEETTIVRDRDDEFQMMRHVVLLLFLCGSMIVGFALCMWTLVTEEVNGVYVELVFLDIVLNFGQAFFTAAIFGLDSKLIVMPLLKWWRRMCHGAATVKLPTWNDLDSLTRQTCDQFTTYHMDKCIKDIVRDRRWRLKNLPAVFGGKELVDWLLMVGLARDRTDAIKYGRQLLQGRVIRHIDNLHHFHDQPLFYTFNTGEGNNCQ